TGCTCATCGACCACGGCCTGCTATGGGGCATGGATGTCAATGACAACTACCGCGGCTGGGATGATGACATGGTGGTCGGCACCGTCCACATCACCGAGATTTTCGAGTTCTTCTACACGTTGAAGAAGAATGGCTGGGAGGGAGTCTGGCAGCTGGACCAGTTCCCCTTCAGGGAGGACGCCGTCGACAACGCCCGCACCTCCATCCGCTTCCTCAAGGCCCTGCACCGCGCCCTGGACCACCTCGACGAGGCGGCACTGGCCGATGCCCAGGCCCGGCAGGATCCGCTGGCCGCCCAGCGGATCGTCCAGGACGCCCTGCTGACCTGCATGGCCTGAGGTCCGGACCGGGTGACGCGTGAGGAGCAGACATGACTTTCACCGTTGAACTGCCCGTACTCGGGCGTACCACGCCCGACATGAGCCGGGAAGAGGTGATTGCGCACATCAAGGAGGGCGCCCGCCTCATCCGCCGCAAGGACCTCACCCTGGTGGCGAATGCTGGTATGGGCCACTTGGGCGGAGAGTTCTCCATTACGGATGTGCTGGCCACCCTCTACCTCCACGTGCTGAACGTGACCCCGGGGAAGCTGCACGATCCCGAGCGCGACCGCCTGATCCTGTCCAAGGGGCATGCGGCCTGCGCCCTGTACACCACACTCGCCGCCTCCGGCCTGCTGGATGTGACCGAACTTGAGACCTTCGTGCAGCCCGAGTCCCGGCTCAACGGCCACCCCAACCGCCTGTACGTGGACGCCGTCGAGGCCAACACCGGGCCGTTGGGGCACGGACTGCCGATCGCCGTCGGCCAGGCCATTGCCGCCCAGTTGGACGGCTCGCCGCGTCGGGTATTCGTCCTGACCGGGGACGGGGAGTTGCAGGAGGGCTCCAACTGGGAGGCCCTAATGTTCGCCTCCCAACGCGGCCTGGCCAATCTCTGCGTGGTTGCCGACCGCAACCACCTCCAGCAGGGTGCCACCACCGAGGACACCAACGACCTGAACCCGCTGGATGGCAAAGCCCGCGCCTTCGGCATGGAGGTGGTCGATGTGGACGCGCATGACGTTGGTGCCCTCCTGGATGCCTTCGCCAAGGTGCCGGCCGCCTCCGGCAGGCCCACCTTCATCATCGCCCATTCCCACAAGGGGCACCCGATCTCCTTCATGTCCGACGCCGTCGCCTGGCATCACAGGCTGCCCACCGATGCCGAGGTGGAGCGGGCACTAGCAGAACTGGAGGCACTGGCATGACCGCCGCCGAAGCCAATGCCCTATATGACTGCCGCGACGCCTTCGCGGCGGTGCTGGAGGAGCTGGGCGGGGCGGATGAGCGTATCGTCGCCGTCGTCAACGATTCCGTGGGCTCATCCAAGCTGGGAGGGTTCGCCGTCCGCTTCCCGGAGCGAATCATCAACGTCGGCATCGCCGAGCAGAACCAGGTGGGTGTGGCCGCGGGACTTGAGGGCGGCGGCAGGATTCCGGTCGTCTCCTGCGCCGGGTCCTTCCTGTCCGCGCGGGCCATGGAGCAGATCAAGATCGACGCCGCCTACTCCTACCGGCACATGGTGCTGGCCGCGCAGAGCCCGGGCCTGGCCTACGGGCAGCTCGGCAGCACCCACCACAGTGCGGAGGATGTCGCCTGGATGCGGGTGATACCCAATATGACGGTGATCGTCCCGGCCGATCCGGTTGAGACCGCCGCCGCGGTCCGTTGGGCGGTCACCGAACACGACGGTCCCGTATACATCCGCATCTCCCGTATGAAGGTGCCCGCCGTCCACGCCTCCGACTACGTGTTCACCCCGGGACGGGCCACCATGCTGCGCGACGGCGACGACCTGACCATCATCACCAACGGCACGGTGCTGCACCGGGCGCTCGCTGCCGCGCAGGCACTGGCCGCGGAGGGTATCGGTGCGCGTGTGCTGTCCATGGCCTGCGTCAAGCCGCTCGATGAGCAGGCGGTCTTGGTGGCCGCGCAGGAGACCGGAGGCCTCATCACCGCCGAGGAGGGGCTCGCATCCGGCGGGCTCGGCGGTGCGGTGACGGAACTGGTGACCGCCCACCGGCCCGTGCCGGTGAGGCGGATTGGCATCCCGGACACCTTCGCCCCCACCGGTTCGGAGGGCCGGCTGATGGACCTCTGGGGCATCAGTGCTGACGGCATTATCGCCACCGCCAAGGAGCTGCTCGGCCGACCCGGCGCCAAGGAACCGGAGACCTGAGCCGTCGCCAAAGCGGCCGGGTGCGGCCGGGACCGGCATTGCGATCTCGGCCGCACCCGCGTGGTATTGCTCCCCATCGCGGTAGGTTTAGGCCCTGAGCCCTGCCTCGGGGAAAGGAATCACGCCGGTGAATGACAATGCTCAGCTGCGCCTAATGGCTCGTATTGCACGCATGTATCACGAGCACGGGATCAAGCAGTCCGAAATCGCGGACGAGCTGCACGTCTCCCAGCCCCGCGTATCCCGCCTCCTTAAACGCGCAGCCGAAGAGGGCATAGTGCGCACCGTCGTCACCCTGCCCGCCGGCACCTTCACCTCCCTTGAGGAGGAGGTCGAGGCCCGGCACGGATTGGATGAGTGCGTGGTCGTGGACGCCGGTGAGGACGAGGCGACCATTGAGAACGCGCTCGCCGCCGCGGCCGCCACCTATTTGGAGACCACGCTGACCGGGGGAGATGCGATAGGGCTGTCCTCCTGGAGCGCGACCTGGCTGGCGGCGATCGAAAGGCTGCAGCCTTTCAGAACCCGGGTGGCGTCCTCCGTCGTGCAGCTCTTCGGCGGTATCGGCAACCCCACCGTGCAGGTCAAGGCCACCCGTATGATCGACCTGCTCGCCCGCGCTACCGGGGCCGTGCCCGAGTTCTTCCCCTCACCGGCGGTTCTGGGCACCGCTGCTGCTGCCGCCGAGCTGCGCAATGACCCCTCCGTCATACGCGTCCTCGAGCTGCTGCCTCAGGTAACCATTGCCCTGGTGGGTATCGGCAGCCTGGAGCCGTCGCCGCTGCTGCGCCAGTCCGGAAACATTTACTCCGACGCCGACCGGGAGGAGCTGCGCCGGGCGGGCGCCGTTGGGGACGTGTGTCTGCGCTATTTCGATGCCGACGGCGACCACGTGAACTCCGATTTCGACCGCCGCCTGGTGGGGGCCGACGCCGAACAACTGCGCGCCATCCCGCGGCGACTGGCGGCCGCGGGCGGACAGCGCAAGCACGCCGCCATCCGCGCCGCCCTGCGCGGCGGCTGGGTGAACATCCTCATCACCGATGCCACCACGGCACGCGCCCTGCTGGCGGACTAATCGGGCTCTTCCGGTTTGCGCCGTGTTCGCCGAGTTCGGTCGAAATAACCATCGAGATCGGTAGATATGACCATCGAGTTCGGTTGGTGGGGCTGGTGGGGTGGGGAAGTGCCCGGATGCGGTGAGCAGGCCAGGGCGGTAGACGGCAACGCCCCTGCGATCCGCTCACGGACCGGACCATGGACGGTGGAGACAACCATGGAGTCGTACCCGTCTGCGCCTCTCAGCTCTCCAGCCAATCGGACAACACGGCCAGGGAGTCGAACATATCGTCGAACAGCAGCCGGTTGTCGATGCGCTGGTAGCGGCGCATCGGCCGGGTGTTCTGCGGGTAGCGGTAGGTGCCGTCTGGCGCGATGCGGGGCGTGGGGATGACGTCGTAGTAGGAGGAGGCGGCGTCCGGTTCGAAGGTGGTCTGCAATGAGGACAGCAGCACGAGCGGCTGGTCGCCGAGCACGTAGGTGGCTCCCGGATGTGCCATGCCCGCCACCATTTCCCGCACCTGGTTCAGTTCACTCAGCAGGTAGGCGCCGACGGCTCCCGCCCGGGCGCAGCCGCGGCGGATGGTCGGCATGGATACCGTGGCGGAACGGTACACGTCGCGCGGTATCTGCCAGATACGCGCCTCGGTGTCGTTGAAGACGTAGCTGGCGCTGGCGGGGTCGAGCGCTAGGTTGTACTCCAGATCCGTGCCGCCCTCGGGCACATACGCGAGCCCCGGATGCTCCCCGCCGCCGATCCAGATTAGGGTCAGCCGATCGGCAATGGCAGGCTCCGTCTTGAAGGCGCGGGCAACATCCCCCAGCGAGCCGCCGGCTACCAGGAACAGAGGCCGGTCGTCGTCGCGCAGCGCCTCGTCGACTATGAAGCGGGAGGCGGCGGTGGGTGCGTCGTAGGTGTCGAAGCCGCGGTCGTCGCCGTCGTACAGCTCCACGCCGGTCACCCCCATGGTCGCCAGCAGTGTCTCAACGCGCTCGCGGCCGGCGCGCACGGAGGAGGCGGTGCGGTTCCAGGGGTCATCCTCCCGCAGCCGGGAGACGACGACGCCGCGCACCTGCGTGCCCTCAACCAGTAGGTGGTGGGCCAGGGCGAACAGGTCGTCGGGGTCGCCGGCGAAGTCGTTGTCGATGATGACGCGGGTGCGGGGAGTCACCCCGGGGAGCCCGTCGGCTTCGGAAAGCCAAGGGAATGAACCGTTGGTCCAGGTCTTGCGGGCGGTGGTCATGGCTTTGCTCCTTTGCAAGCGTGATCGGGGTGAATCGTGTTGGCCTCGGCCCCGGCGACGGCGCCGGCCACGATCCAGAAAGCGCGCCGGCTCAGCAGGTGCGCCTGCTCTGTGCTGGGAGTCGCGGCTGCGGCGCTGACGTCATTGGCCAGGACATCGGCTTGCGACCGGTAGACTGTATTCAATATTGAATGGAATGCGGATGTCAAGATCCGTCATCGATGACGTAGCGGCGCGGGTTGCGTCGCTCCGCCGCCTCCCGGATGCGCTGCAGGCGACGCATCCGCGCCGCTCTGCCGCCGGTGCGGCGCTCGGAGCCGCGCGCTCCCAGGGACTCCAGCTCGGGACTGAGGAAACTGATGTAGATGGCGGCCATCTCCTCGGGGAGCTGTCGGTAGCCGCCGCGGATCCAGGCATCTATAAGTCCGGACAGGGCGTGGGCCTTGAAGCGGCTCAGGTACACGGCCCGGTCAGCGGCATCGGCGGCCCGGGTGTCGGAACCGGCAACCGCTGTCGGTTCCGGGGTTTCGTCAACGAGCGTGTCCACAATGACTTCGAGCAGGATGCACCCGAGCTGCGCGTCATAGACGACGTCGTTGATCTCACGCACCTGCAGGCAGAACTGGAAGCGAGCCGTGGCGCTCGCACGGTCGTCGGCCTGGTCATACCAGTGGTGCGTGGCGAAGTCCCGCCACGCAGTGCGGTACTTGTAGGCCAGCACCTCCTCCTTGGATGAGAAGTGGCGGAAGTACGTCACCCGGCCCAGTCCGGCGAGCGAGGCGATCTGGCTAGCGGTGATCTTCTTCAACGGCATCTCGCGCATAAGTGTGAGCAGGGCGTCGCCCAAGGCGTCTTTGAGCGGTGCCGCGGTGTCTTTGAGACGAGCCACGATGACCTCCAGGGATCGGTCGAGTCGGCGATGGGTTAGCCCGCGATCGCATGCCGAGACTACGGCGGGGCG
This genomic stretch from Actinomyces qiguomingii harbors:
- a CDS encoding transketolase; this encodes MTFTVELPVLGRTTPDMSREEVIAHIKEGARLIRRKDLTLVANAGMGHLGGEFSITDVLATLYLHVLNVTPGKLHDPERDRLILSKGHAACALYTTLAASGLLDVTELETFVQPESRLNGHPNRLYVDAVEANTGPLGHGLPIAVGQAIAAQLDGSPRRVFVLTGDGELQEGSNWEALMFASQRGLANLCVVADRNHLQQGATTEDTNDLNPLDGKARAFGMEVVDVDAHDVGALLDAFAKVPAASGRPTFIIAHSHKGHPISFMSDAVAWHHRLPTDAEVERALAELEALA
- a CDS encoding TetR-like C-terminal domain-containing protein — protein: MARLKDTAAPLKDALGDALLTLMREMPLKKITASQIASLAGLGRVTYFRHFSSKEEVLAYKYRTAWRDFATHHWYDQADDRASATARFQFCLQVREINDVVYDAQLGCILLEVIVDTLVDETPEPTAVAGSDTRAADAADRAVYLSRFKAHALSGLIDAWIRGGYRQLPEEMAAIYISFLSPELESLGARGSERRTGGRAARMRRLQRIREAAERRNPRRYVIDDGS
- a CDS encoding sugar-binding transcriptional regulator — encoded protein: MNDNAQLRLMARIARMYHEHGIKQSEIADELHVSQPRVSRLLKRAAEEGIVRTVVTLPAGTFTSLEEEVEARHGLDECVVVDAGEDEATIENALAAAAATYLETTLTGGDAIGLSSWSATWLAAIERLQPFRTRVASSVVQLFGGIGNPTVQVKATRMIDLLARATGAVPEFFPSPAVLGTAAAAAELRNDPSVIRVLELLPQVTIALVGIGSLEPSPLLRQSGNIYSDADREELRRAGAVGDVCLRYFDADGDHVNSDFDRRLVGADAEQLRAIPRRLAAAGGQRKHAAIRAALRGGWVNILITDATTARALLAD
- a CDS encoding nucleoside hydrolase, yielding MTTARKTWTNGSFPWLSEADGLPGVTPRTRVIIDNDFAGDPDDLFALAHHLLVEGTQVRGVVVSRLREDDPWNRTASSVRAGRERVETLLATMGVTGVELYDGDDRGFDTYDAPTAASRFIVDEALRDDDRPLFLVAGGSLGDVARAFKTEPAIADRLTLIWIGGGEHPGLAYVPEGGTDLEYNLALDPASASYVFNDTEARIWQIPRDVYRSATVSMPTIRRGCARAGAVGAYLLSELNQVREMVAGMAHPGATYVLGDQPLVLLSSLQTTFEPDAASSYYDVIPTPRIAPDGTYRYPQNTRPMRRYQRIDNRLLFDDMFDSLAVLSDWLES
- a CDS encoding transketolase family protein is translated as MTAAEANALYDCRDAFAAVLEELGGADERIVAVVNDSVGSSKLGGFAVRFPERIINVGIAEQNQVGVAAGLEGGGRIPVVSCAGSFLSARAMEQIKIDAAYSYRHMVLAAQSPGLAYGQLGSTHHSAEDVAWMRVIPNMTVIVPADPVETAAAVRWAVTEHDGPVYIRISRMKVPAVHASDYVFTPGRATMLRDGDDLTIITNGTVLHRALAAAQALAAEGIGARVLSMACVKPLDEQAVLVAAQETGGLITAEEGLASGGLGGAVTELVTAHRPVPVRRIGIPDTFAPTGSEGRLMDLWGISADGIIATAKELLGRPGAKEPET